In Lagenorhynchus albirostris chromosome 14, mLagAlb1.1, whole genome shotgun sequence, one DNA window encodes the following:
- the SETD1B gene encoding histone-lysine N-methyltransferase SETD1B isoform X2, giving the protein MENSHPPHHHHQQPPPQPGPSGERRNHHWRSYKLMIDPALKKGHHKLYRYDGQHFSLAMSSNRPVEIVEDPRVVGIWTKNKELELSVPKFKIDEFYVGPVPPKQVTFAKLNDNIRENFLRDMCKKYGEVEEVEILYNPKTKKHLGIAKVVFATVRGAKEAVQHLHSTSVMGNIIHVELDTKGETRMRFYELLVTGRYTPQTLPVGELDAVSPIVNETLQLSDALKRLKDGGLSAGCGSGSSSVTPNSGGTPFSQDTAYSSCRLDTPNSYGQGTPLTPRLGTPFSQDSSYSSRQPTPSYLFSQDPTVTFKARRHESKFTDAYNRRHEHHYVHNSSAVTAVAGATATFRGSVDLPFGAVSSSGGGSGPPFKAQPQDSATFAHTPPPTQAASAPGVTFKSAFSPYQTPVPPFPPPPEEPAAATPFGARDSGEFRRVPVPPPLPPTEPLTKEKPGTPPGPPPPDANSMELGGRPTFGWSPEPCDSPGTPTLESSPAGPEKPHDSLDSRIEMLLKEQRTKLPFLREQDSDTELQMEGSPISSSSSQLSPLAPFGANSQPGFRGPTPPSSRPSSTGLEDISPTPLPDSDEDDELDLGLGPRPPPEPGPPDPTGLLGQTTEVALDLAGDRTPTSEKMDEGQQSSGEDMEISDDEMPSAPITSADCPKPMVVTPGTGAVAAPSVLAPTLPLPPPPGFPPLPPPPPPPPPQPGFPMPPPLPPPPPPPPPAHPAVTVPPPPLPAPPPGVPPPPILPPLPPFPPGLFPVMQVDMSHVLGGQWGGMPMSFQMQTQMLSRLMTGQGACPYPPFMAAAAAAASAGLQFVNLPPYRGPFSLSNTGPGRGQPWPPLPKFDPSVPPPGYVPRQEDPHKATVDGVLLVVLKELKAIMKRDLNRKMVEVVAFRAFDEWWDKKERMAKASLTPVKSGEHKDEDRPKPKDRIASCLLESWGKGEGLGYEGLGLSIGLRGAIRLPSFKVKRKEPPDTASSGDQKRLRPSASVDEEDEESERERDRDMADAPCELAKRDPKGVGVRRRPARPLELDSGGEEDEKESLSVSSSSSASSSSESSTTSPSSSASDKEERESAEEEGEGEEEEGEEEEGPRSQISSSSTSSLSDKDDDDEDSDDRDESENDDEDAALSEMSEKEEGDSDGAKKKKRDDGIREHVTGCARSEGFYTIDKKDKLRYLNSSRASTDEPPTDTQGMSIPAQPHASTRAGSERRSEQRRLLSSFTGSCDSDLLKFNQLKFRKKKLKFCKSHIHDWGLFAMEPIAADEMVIEYVGQNIRQVIADMREKRYEDEGIGSSYMFRVDHDTIIDATKCGNFARFINHSCNPNCYAKVITVESQKKIVIYSKQHINVNEEITYDYKFPIEDVKIPCLCGSENCRGTLN; this is encoded by the exons ATGGAGAACAgtcaccccccccaccaccaccaccagcagcccCCGCCGCAGCCCGGCCCTTCGGGCGAGAGGAGGAACCACCATTGGAGAAGTTACAAGTTGATGATTGACCCGGCTTTGAAAAAGGGGCATCATAAACTGTACCGCTACGATGGGCAGCATTTCAGCCTGGCG atgtCCAGCAACCGCCCGGTGGAAATTGTCGAAGATCCCCGGGTCGTCGGGATCTGGACCAAAAACAAGGAGCTGGAGCTGTCGGTGCCCAAATTCAAA ATCGATGAGTTCTATGTGGGCCCGGTGCCTCCGAAGCAGGTGACATTTGCCAAGCTGAATGATAACATCCGTGAAAACTTCCTGAGGGACATGTGCAAGAAGTatggggaggtggaggaggtggagaTTTTGTACAATCCCAAGACCAAGAAGCACTTGGGCATCGCCAAAGTGGTCTTTGCCACGGTCAGGGGAGCCAAGGAGGCGGTTCAGCACTTGCACAGCACTTCGGTCATGGGCAATATCATCCACGTGGAGCTGGACACCAAAG GGGAAACCCGCATGCGGTTCTACGAACTGTTGGTCACGGGCCGATACACACCCCAAACCCTCCCAGTGGGCGAGCTGGATGCTGTCTCTCCAATCGTGAATGAGACCCTGCAG ctgTCAGATGCCCTGAAGCGCCTCAAAGATGGTGGCCTGTCTGCAGGCTGTGGCTCTGGCTCATCCTCTGTCACCCCCAATAGTGGTGGGACACCCTTCTCCCAGGACACTGCTTATTCCAGCTGCCGCTTGGACACGCCCAACTCCTACGGACAGGGCACACCGCTCACGCCGCGCCTGGGCACCCCCTTCTCGCAGGACTCCAGCTACTCCAGCCGCCAGCCCACGCCCTCCTACCTCTTCAGCCAGGACCCCACAGTGACCTTCAAGGCTCGGCGCCACGAGAGCAAGTTCACGGACGCCTACAACCGCCGCCACGAGCATCATTATGTCCACAACTCTTCTGCAGTCACCGCAGTGGCAGGGGCCACAGCCACCTTCAGGGGCTCCGTGGACCTCCCATTCGGGGCAGTCAGCAGCAGTGGGGGCGGCAGTGGCCCTCCATTCAAGGCCCAGCCACAGGATTCAGCCACGTTTGCCCACACTCCACCGCCTACCCAAGCAGCCTCCGCTCCTGGAGTCACATTCAAGTCGGCTTTCTCTCCATATCAGACTCCTGTACCCCCTTTCCCCCCGCCCCCTGAGGAGCCCGCTGCCGCAACCCCCTTTGGGGCCCGTGACAGTGGGGAGTTCCGGAGAGTACCTGTGCCCCCGCCCCTGCCGCCCACTGAGCCCCtgacaaaggagaagccaggcACGCCACCTGGACCCCCGCCCCCTGATGCCAACAGCATGGAGCTGGGCGGCCGGCCGACCTTCGGCTGGAGCCCTGAGCCCTGTGACAGTCCTGGTACGCCCACGCTGGAGTCGTCGCCTGCAGGGCCCGAGAAGCCCCACGACAGCCTGGACTCACGGATCGAGATGCTGCTGAAGGAGCAGCGCACCAAGCTGCCCTTCCTTCGGGAGCAGGACTCAGACACGGAGCTGCAGATGGAGGGCAGCCctatctcctcctcctcctcccagctctcCCCACTGGCCCCCTTTGGCGCTAACTCTCAGCCTGGCTTTCGAGGCCCCACACCACCCTCCTCACGCCCATCCAGCACCGGCCTGGAGGACATCAGTCCCACACCACTGCCCGACTCGGATGAGGATGATGAGCTTGACCTGGGCCTGGGGCCCCGGCCCCCACCCGAGCCAGGCCCCCCAGACCCTACCGGTCTTCTGGGTCAGACAACTGAGGTGGCCTTGGACCTGGCTGGAGACAGGACCCCCACCTCAGAGAAGATGGATGAG GGGCAGCAGTCCTCGGGGGAGGACATGGAGATCTCAGATGATGAGATGCCCTCGGCCCCCATCACCAGCGCTGACTGCCCCAAGCCCATGGTGGTGACCCCCGGGACGGGGGCTGTGGCAGCTCCCTCTGTGCTGGCCCCGACCTTGCCGTTGCCCCCGCCTCCTGGCTTCCCACcactgcccccgcccccgccgccccccccgccccagcctggcttccccatgccccctcctctgcccccgcCACCGCCCCCAccgcccccagcccaccccgctGTGACAGTGCCCCCGCCACCGCTGCCAGCACCACCGCCCGGTGTCCCACCCCCGCCCATTCTGCCGCCGCTGCCGCCCTTCCCACCGGGGCTGTTTCCCGTGATGCAGGTGGACATGAGCCATGTGCTGGGCGGCCAGTGGGGCGGCATGCCCATGTCCTTCCAGATGCAGACGCAAATGCTGAGCCGTCTGATGACGGGCCAGGGCGCTTGCCCCTACCCGCCCTTCATGGccgccgcagccgcagccgccTCCGCTGGGCTGCAGTTCGTCAACCTGCCGCCCTACCGGGGCCCCTTCTCCCTTAGCAACACTGGCCCCGGCCGCGGGCAGCCCTGGCCACCCCTGCCCAAGTTTGACCCGTCAGTGCCACCACCAGGCTACGTGCCACGCCAGGAGGACCCGCACAAGGCCACGGTGGATGGTGTCCTGCTGGTGGTGCTCAAAGAGCTCAAGGCCATCATGAAGCGGGACCTGAACCGCAAGATGGTGGAGGTGGTGGCCTTCCGGGCCTTCGACGAGTGGTGGGACAAGAAGGAGCGGATGGCCAAG GCCTCGCTGACCCCGGTGAAGTCCGGTGAGCACAAGGACGAAGACAGGCCGAAGCCCAAGGACCGCATCGCCTCCTGCCTGCTGGAGTCGTGGGGCAAGGGCGAGGGCCTGGGCTACGAGGGCCTGGGCCTGAGCATTGGGCTGCGCGGGGCCATACGCCTGCCCTCCTTCAAGGTCAAGAGGAAAGAGCCGCCGGACACCGCCTCGTCTGGCGACCAGAAGCGGTTGCGACCCTCAGCCTCCGTGGATGAGGAGGATGAAG AGTCTGAGCGGGAGCGGGACCGCGACATGGCGGATGCCCCCTGTGAGCTCGCCAAGCGGGACCCCAAGGGCGTGGGTGTGCGGCGGCGGCCAGCCCGGCCCCTGGAGCTGGACAGTGGCGGGGAGGAGGACGAGAAGGAGTCGCTGTCGGTGTCCTCATCGTCGTCGGCGTCCTCATCCTCGGAGTCCTCGACGACCTCGCCCTCATCCTCAGCCTCCGACAAGGAGGAGCGAGAAAGCgcggaggaggagggggagggggaggaggaggagggggaggaggaggaaggcccCAGGAGCCAGATCTCCTCCTCCTCGACCTCATCCCTGTCCGATAAG gatgatgatgatgaagacagTGATGACAGGGACGAGTCTGAGAATGACGACGAGGACGCAGCCCTGTCGGAGATgagtgagaaggaagaaggggaCTCAGATGGAG CTAAGAAGAAGAAACGGGACGACGGCATCCGGGAGCACGTGACAGGCTGCGCCCGCAGTGAGGGCTTCTACACCATCGACAAGAAGGACAAGCTCAGATACCTCAACAGCAGCCGCGCCAGCACCGACGAGCCCCCCACGGACACCCAG GGCATGAGCATCCCAGCGCAGCCTCACGCCTCCACACGGGCCGGCTCGGAGCGGCGTTCCGAGCAGCGCCGCCTGTTGTCCTCCTTCACTGGCAGCTGTGACAGTGACCTGCTCAAGTTCAACCAGCTCAAG ttcCGGAAGAAAAAGCTCAAATTCTGCAAGAGTCACATTCACGACTGGGGGCTGTTCGCCATGGAGCCCATTGCGGCCGACGAGATGGTCATCGAGTACGTGGGCCAGAACATCCGCCAG GTGATTGCGGACATGCGGGAGAAACGTTACGAGGACGAGGGCATCGGTAGCAGCTACATGTTCCGGGTGGACCACGACACCATCATCGACGCCACCAAGTGCGGCAACTTCGCGCGTTTCATCAACCACAGCTGCAAC CCCAACTGCTACGCCAAGGTCATCACCGTGGAGTCGCAGAAGAAGATCGTCATCTACTCGAAGCAGCACATCAATGTCAACGAGGAGATCACCTACGACTACAAGTTCCCCATCGAGGACGTCAAGATCCCCTGCCTCTGCGGCTCTGAGAACTGCCGGGGGACCCTCAACTAG
- the SETD1B gene encoding histone-lysine N-methyltransferase SETD1B isoform X1 codes for MENSHPPHHHHQQPPPQPGPSGERRNHHWRSYKLMIDPALKKGHHKLYRYDGQHFSLAMSSNRPVEIVEDPRVVGIWTKNKELELSVPKFKIDEFYVGPVPPKQVTFAKLNDNIRENFLRDMCKKYGEVEEVEILYNPKTKKHLGIAKVVFATVRGAKEAVQHLHSTSVMGNIIHVELDTKGETRMRFYELLVTGRYTPQTLPVGELDAVSPIVNETLQLSDALKRLKDGGLSAGCGSGSSSVTPNSGGTPFSQDTAYSSCRLDTPNSYGQGTPLTPRLGTPFSQDSSYSSRQPTPSYLFSQDPTVTFKARRHESKFTDAYNRRHEHHYVHNSSAVTAVAGATATFRGSVDLPFGAVSSSGGGSGPPFKAQPQDSATFAHTPPPTQAASAPGVTFKSAFSPYQTPVPPFPPPPEEPAAATPFGARDSGEFRRVPVPPPLPPTEPLTKEKPGTPPGPPPPDANSMELGGRPTFGWSPEPCDSPGTPTLESSPAGPEKPHDSLDSRIEMLLKEQRTKLPFLREQDSDTELQMEGSPISSSSSQLSPLAPFGANSQPGFRGPTPPSSRPSSTGLEDISPTPLPDSDEDDELDLGLGPRPPPEPGPPDPTGLLGQTTEVALDLAGDRTPTSEKMDEGQQSSGEDMEISDDEMPSAPITSADCPKPMVVTPGTGAVAAPSVLAPTLPLPPPPGFPPLPPPPPPPPPQPGFPMPPPLPPPPPPPPPAHPAVTVPPPPLPAPPPGVPPPPILPPLPPFPPGLFPVMQVDMSHVLGGQWGGMPMSFQMQTQMLSRLMTGQGACPYPPFMAAAAAAASAGLQFVNLPPYRGPFSLSNTGPGRGQPWPPLPKFDPSVPPPGYVPRQEDPHKATVDGVLLVVLKELKAIMKRDLNRKMVEVVAFRAFDEWWDKKERMAKASLTPVKSGEHKDEDRPKPKDRIASCLLESWGKGEGLGYEGLGLSIGLRGAIRLPSFKVKRKEPPDTASSGDQKRLRPSASVDEEDEESERERDRDMADAPCELAKRDPKGVGVRRRPARPLELDSGGEEDEKESLSVSSSSSASSSSESSTTSPSSSASDKEERESAEEEGEGEEEEGEEEEGPRSQISSSSTSSLSDKDDDDEDSDDRDESENDDEDAALSEMSEKEEGDSDGEETVSIATSKAGAESSSESSESSDFESSSGSSSSPSEDEEELAAGEEDEAEGEEAAAEESVAPAAPDEDFEDVATGAPTTESLVSEEEVDIEAEDEASEARTPMLEEPPLPVGVEELAGCKEPPDEPGLNQEGARLLSPEPPAGEMEARPLPSPEPTPENNLEAEPAPPALLSLPLQPPLPPARPPRPPSPPPEPETPDLPLPTVPLEPPHEDQPPRTPGLCGSLAKSQSAEAVPATPSGEPLPSGGSSGLPLSSPQLPGSPFSYPSPSPGLSSGGLPRTPGRDFSFTPTFPEPGGPLLLPVCPLPAGRRDDRSGPLASPVLLETGLPLPLPLPLPLPLALPVPVLRAQTRAPTQLPPLLPAPLAPCPPPIKRKPGRPRRSPPAVLSLDGPLVRAPGGPPLGRDLLLLPGQPQTPVFPSTHDPRTVTLDFRNAGIPAPPPPLPPQPPPPPPPPPVEPTKLPFKELENQWPSEAIPPGPRGRDEVTEEFMDLAKVRGPWRRPPKKRHEDLVASASPELSPPQPLFRPRSEFEEMTILYDIWNGGIDEEDIRFLCVTYERLLQQDNGMDWLNDTLWVYHPSTSLSSAKKKKRDDGIREHVTGCARSEGFYTIDKKDKLRYLNSSRASTDEPPTDTQGMSIPAQPHASTRAGSERRSEQRRLLSSFTGSCDSDLLKFNQLKFRKKKLKFCKSHIHDWGLFAMEPIAADEMVIEYVGQNIRQVIADMREKRYEDEGIGSSYMFRVDHDTIIDATKCGNFARFINHSCNPNCYAKVITVESQKKIVIYSKQHINVNEEITYDYKFPIEDVKIPCLCGSENCRGTLN; via the exons ATGGAGAACAgtcaccccccccaccaccaccaccagcagcccCCGCCGCAGCCCGGCCCTTCGGGCGAGAGGAGGAACCACCATTGGAGAAGTTACAAGTTGATGATTGACCCGGCTTTGAAAAAGGGGCATCATAAACTGTACCGCTACGATGGGCAGCATTTCAGCCTGGCG atgtCCAGCAACCGCCCGGTGGAAATTGTCGAAGATCCCCGGGTCGTCGGGATCTGGACCAAAAACAAGGAGCTGGAGCTGTCGGTGCCCAAATTCAAA ATCGATGAGTTCTATGTGGGCCCGGTGCCTCCGAAGCAGGTGACATTTGCCAAGCTGAATGATAACATCCGTGAAAACTTCCTGAGGGACATGTGCAAGAAGTatggggaggtggaggaggtggagaTTTTGTACAATCCCAAGACCAAGAAGCACTTGGGCATCGCCAAAGTGGTCTTTGCCACGGTCAGGGGAGCCAAGGAGGCGGTTCAGCACTTGCACAGCACTTCGGTCATGGGCAATATCATCCACGTGGAGCTGGACACCAAAG GGGAAACCCGCATGCGGTTCTACGAACTGTTGGTCACGGGCCGATACACACCCCAAACCCTCCCAGTGGGCGAGCTGGATGCTGTCTCTCCAATCGTGAATGAGACCCTGCAG ctgTCAGATGCCCTGAAGCGCCTCAAAGATGGTGGCCTGTCTGCAGGCTGTGGCTCTGGCTCATCCTCTGTCACCCCCAATAGTGGTGGGACACCCTTCTCCCAGGACACTGCTTATTCCAGCTGCCGCTTGGACACGCCCAACTCCTACGGACAGGGCACACCGCTCACGCCGCGCCTGGGCACCCCCTTCTCGCAGGACTCCAGCTACTCCAGCCGCCAGCCCACGCCCTCCTACCTCTTCAGCCAGGACCCCACAGTGACCTTCAAGGCTCGGCGCCACGAGAGCAAGTTCACGGACGCCTACAACCGCCGCCACGAGCATCATTATGTCCACAACTCTTCTGCAGTCACCGCAGTGGCAGGGGCCACAGCCACCTTCAGGGGCTCCGTGGACCTCCCATTCGGGGCAGTCAGCAGCAGTGGGGGCGGCAGTGGCCCTCCATTCAAGGCCCAGCCACAGGATTCAGCCACGTTTGCCCACACTCCACCGCCTACCCAAGCAGCCTCCGCTCCTGGAGTCACATTCAAGTCGGCTTTCTCTCCATATCAGACTCCTGTACCCCCTTTCCCCCCGCCCCCTGAGGAGCCCGCTGCCGCAACCCCCTTTGGGGCCCGTGACAGTGGGGAGTTCCGGAGAGTACCTGTGCCCCCGCCCCTGCCGCCCACTGAGCCCCtgacaaaggagaagccaggcACGCCACCTGGACCCCCGCCCCCTGATGCCAACAGCATGGAGCTGGGCGGCCGGCCGACCTTCGGCTGGAGCCCTGAGCCCTGTGACAGTCCTGGTACGCCCACGCTGGAGTCGTCGCCTGCAGGGCCCGAGAAGCCCCACGACAGCCTGGACTCACGGATCGAGATGCTGCTGAAGGAGCAGCGCACCAAGCTGCCCTTCCTTCGGGAGCAGGACTCAGACACGGAGCTGCAGATGGAGGGCAGCCctatctcctcctcctcctcccagctctcCCCACTGGCCCCCTTTGGCGCTAACTCTCAGCCTGGCTTTCGAGGCCCCACACCACCCTCCTCACGCCCATCCAGCACCGGCCTGGAGGACATCAGTCCCACACCACTGCCCGACTCGGATGAGGATGATGAGCTTGACCTGGGCCTGGGGCCCCGGCCCCCACCCGAGCCAGGCCCCCCAGACCCTACCGGTCTTCTGGGTCAGACAACTGAGGTGGCCTTGGACCTGGCTGGAGACAGGACCCCCACCTCAGAGAAGATGGATGAG GGGCAGCAGTCCTCGGGGGAGGACATGGAGATCTCAGATGATGAGATGCCCTCGGCCCCCATCACCAGCGCTGACTGCCCCAAGCCCATGGTGGTGACCCCCGGGACGGGGGCTGTGGCAGCTCCCTCTGTGCTGGCCCCGACCTTGCCGTTGCCCCCGCCTCCTGGCTTCCCACcactgcccccgcccccgccgccccccccgccccagcctggcttccccatgccccctcctctgcccccgcCACCGCCCCCAccgcccccagcccaccccgctGTGACAGTGCCCCCGCCACCGCTGCCAGCACCACCGCCCGGTGTCCCACCCCCGCCCATTCTGCCGCCGCTGCCGCCCTTCCCACCGGGGCTGTTTCCCGTGATGCAGGTGGACATGAGCCATGTGCTGGGCGGCCAGTGGGGCGGCATGCCCATGTCCTTCCAGATGCAGACGCAAATGCTGAGCCGTCTGATGACGGGCCAGGGCGCTTGCCCCTACCCGCCCTTCATGGccgccgcagccgcagccgccTCCGCTGGGCTGCAGTTCGTCAACCTGCCGCCCTACCGGGGCCCCTTCTCCCTTAGCAACACTGGCCCCGGCCGCGGGCAGCCCTGGCCACCCCTGCCCAAGTTTGACCCGTCAGTGCCACCACCAGGCTACGTGCCACGCCAGGAGGACCCGCACAAGGCCACGGTGGATGGTGTCCTGCTGGTGGTGCTCAAAGAGCTCAAGGCCATCATGAAGCGGGACCTGAACCGCAAGATGGTGGAGGTGGTGGCCTTCCGGGCCTTCGACGAGTGGTGGGACAAGAAGGAGCGGATGGCCAAG GCCTCGCTGACCCCGGTGAAGTCCGGTGAGCACAAGGACGAAGACAGGCCGAAGCCCAAGGACCGCATCGCCTCCTGCCTGCTGGAGTCGTGGGGCAAGGGCGAGGGCCTGGGCTACGAGGGCCTGGGCCTGAGCATTGGGCTGCGCGGGGCCATACGCCTGCCCTCCTTCAAGGTCAAGAGGAAAGAGCCGCCGGACACCGCCTCGTCTGGCGACCAGAAGCGGTTGCGACCCTCAGCCTCCGTGGATGAGGAGGATGAAG AGTCTGAGCGGGAGCGGGACCGCGACATGGCGGATGCCCCCTGTGAGCTCGCCAAGCGGGACCCCAAGGGCGTGGGTGTGCGGCGGCGGCCAGCCCGGCCCCTGGAGCTGGACAGTGGCGGGGAGGAGGACGAGAAGGAGTCGCTGTCGGTGTCCTCATCGTCGTCGGCGTCCTCATCCTCGGAGTCCTCGACGACCTCGCCCTCATCCTCAGCCTCCGACAAGGAGGAGCGAGAAAGCgcggaggaggagggggagggggaggaggaggagggggaggaggaggaaggcccCAGGAGCCAGATCTCCTCCTCCTCGACCTCATCCCTGTCCGATAAG gatgatgatgatgaagacagTGATGACAGGGACGAGTCTGAGAATGACGACGAGGACGCAGCCCTGTCGGAGATgagtgagaaggaagaaggggaCTCAGATGGAG AGGAGACAGTGAGCATCGCCACCTCCAAGGCTGGAGCTGAGTCCTCCAGTGAGAGCTCTGAGTCTTCTGACTTCGAATCAAGCTCCGGGTCCTCCTCATCACCTTCCGAAGATGAAGAAGAACTGGCAGCAGGGGAGGAAGATGAGGCGGAAGGGGAGGAGGCAGCTGCAGAAGAAAGCGTGGCTCCCGCTGCCCCTGACGAGGACTTTGAGGACGTGGCCACAGGAGCACCCACGACGGAGTCGCTGGTCTCAGAAGAGGAGGTGGACATCGAGGCTGAGGACGAAGCCTCCGAGGCGCGGACCCCGATGCTGGAAGAGCCTCCCTTGCCTGTGGGTGTCGAGGAGCTGGCTGGCTGCAAGGAGCCCCCCGACGAGCCAGGCCTGAACCAGGAAGGGGCCAGGTTGCTGTCTCCAGAGCCCCCTGCTGGAGAGATGGAGGCCCGGCCCCTGCCATCCCCGGAGCCCACCCCAG AGAACAACCTGGAAGCGGAGCCTGCGCCCCCCGCGCTGCTCTCCTTACCCCTGCAGCCACCGTTGCCGCCCGCTCGACCACCCCGGCCACCCAGCCCACCACCAGAGCCCGAGACCCCAGACCTCCCGCTCCCAACAGTCCCTCTGGAGCCTCCCCATGAGGACCAGCCCCCACGTACTCCAGGCCTCTGTGGCAGCTTGGCCAAGTCGCAGAGCGCAGAGGCCGTGCCGGCCACACCGAGTGGGGAGCCCCTGCCGTCGGGGGGCAGCAGTGGCCTGCCCCTGAGCTCCCCGCAGCTGCCAGGCAGCCCCTTCTCCTACCCATCCCCATCCCCCGGCTTGAGCAGCGGGGGCCTCCCGAGGACACCTGGCCGGGACTTCAGCTTCACACCCACCTTCCCTGAGCCTGGTGGGCCCCTGCTCCTGCCTGTCTGTCCCCTCCCAGCTGGCCGGCGTGATGACCGGTCTGGCCCCCTGGCCTCCCCTGTGCTCTTGGAGACAGGCCTGCCGCTCCCTCTGCCCTTGCCCTTGCCCCTGCCCTTGGCATTGCCCGTACCCGTCCTGCGGGCCCAGACTCGGGCCCCCACCCAGCTGCCACCCCTGCTGCCTGCTCCGctggccccctgcccaccccccatcaAGAGGAAGCCGGGCCGGCCCCGGCGATCCCCGCCGGCTGTGCTCTCCTTGGATGGGCCCTTGGTCCGGGCGCCAGGAGGGCCCCCCCTGGGCAGGGACCTCCTGCTTCTGCCAGGCCAGCCACAGACCCCTGTCTTCCCCAGCACCCACGACCCCCGGACCGTGACCCTGGACTTCCGGAACGCGGGGATCCCGGCTCCCCCCCCACCCTTGCCCCCCCAGCCTCCTCCGCCCCCACCTCCGCCACCTGTTGAGCCCACCAAGCTGCCCTTTAAGGAGCTAGAGAACCAGTGGCCCTCTGAGGCCATCCCTCCGGGTCCCCGTGGGCGCGACGAGGTCACCGAGGAGTTCATGGACCTGGCCAAGGTGCGGGGGCCCTGGCGCCGGCCACCGAAGAAGCGCCACGAGGACCTGGTGGCCTCAGCCTCCCCCGAGCTCTCACCGCCGCAGCCCCTCTTTCGGCCCCGCTCAGAATTTGAGGAGATGACCATCCTGTATGACATTTGGAATGGCGGCATCGATGAGGAGGACATCCGCTTCCTGTGTGTCACGTACGAGCGTCTGCTGCAGCAGGACAACGGCATGGACTGGCTCAATGACACGCTCTGGGTCTACCATCCCT ccaccagCCTCTCTTCAGCTAAGAAGAAGAAACGGGACGACGGCATCCGGGAGCACGTGACAGGCTGCGCCCGCAGTGAGGGCTTCTACACCATCGACAAGAAGGACAAGCTCAGATACCTCAACAGCAGCCGCGCCAGCACCGACGAGCCCCCCACGGACACCCAG GGCATGAGCATCCCAGCGCAGCCTCACGCCTCCACACGGGCCGGCTCGGAGCGGCGTTCCGAGCAGCGCCGCCTGTTGTCCTCCTTCACTGGCAGCTGTGACAGTGACCTGCTCAAGTTCAACCAGCTCAAG ttcCGGAAGAAAAAGCTCAAATTCTGCAAGAGTCACATTCACGACTGGGGGCTGTTCGCCATGGAGCCCATTGCGGCCGACGAGATGGTCATCGAGTACGTGGGCCAGAACATCCGCCAG GTGATTGCGGACATGCGGGAGAAACGTTACGAGGACGAGGGCATCGGTAGCAGCTACATGTTCCGGGTGGACCACGACACCATCATCGACGCCACCAAGTGCGGCAACTTCGCGCGTTTCATCAACCACAGCTGCAAC CCCAACTGCTACGCCAAGGTCATCACCGTGGAGTCGCAGAAGAAGATCGTCATCTACTCGAAGCAGCACATCAATGTCAACGAGGAGATCACCTACGACTACAAGTTCCCCATCGAGGACGTCAAGATCCCCTGCCTCTGCGGCTCTGAGAACTGCCGGGGGACCCTCAACTAG